The Lentimicrobiaceae bacterium DNA window GTTAGTAATAACATCTGTTTTTGATTTTGAAAAGCAAGAAAAATCAGTAAATTCCATTAATATTTTTGCTGCTTTATTCATATTTTCAATATTCAAATAGCCATAATAATACATAGTAAATGCCTGTTGAAAAGGATTTTTTTTTCTTGATATGTAGTAAGAATATGTACGGCTGATGGCATCAAAACGTGCATGTGCATTTTCCTTTACTTGAAAAAGATTGTTTACAGTAATTTCGTTGGGTAAAAAATTGTTCAACCTAAAAAGCCAGTCTTCTTTCTTTTTCCTATCGAGAAGAGTTAGTACATCGAAATGCAGGTAATATTCACTTGCATGTACCCCAGTATCAGTCCGCCCACAACCAGTAACGGCAACAGGTTCGCCAAAAATTAATGAAAAACACTTTTCAATAATTTCCTGAACTGTAACAGCATTGGGTTGGGTTTGCCACCCGTGAAAAGGCGTGCCCATGTAAGCCAGCTTGGCAAAATAACGGTA harbors:
- the truA gene encoding tRNA pseudouridine(38-40) synthase TruA, whose amino-acid sequence is MYRYFAKLAYMGTPFHGWQTQPNAVTVQEIIEKCFSLIFGEPVAVTGCGRTDTGVHASEYYLHFDVLTLLDRKKKEDWLFRLNNFLPNEITVNNLFQVKENAHARFDAISRTYSYYISRKKNPFQQAFTMYYYGYLNIENMNKAAKILMEFTDFSCFSKSKTDVITNNCAVTETFWTEKDGQLVFTISANRFLRNMVRAIVGTLLEIGRERMLVDDIKKIIEGKNRSDAGASVPAKGLFLTKVVYPEHIFV